The Fusarium musae strain F31 chromosome 10, whole genome shotgun sequence DNA window GGAAGGACCTTGGTATCGAGCCCGATGTTACCGCATCTGAGCATGATACTTTCTACGGAGCTTGGTCGGTCGGATTCCCTCGTGAGTCTGTTGGTGGTGCCAAGACTAAGACTGCTGGTCGTCTCTTCCCTACGTAAGTACTCCGCTCACAATCGTCGTGCTGATTATAGCTAACTGTTTCCTTACTTAGTGAGAACCTCGTAGACTCAGTTAAATTCGACCAGACCTTCAGTGCACTCAAGGGTCTTTCCGATAAGGGGGGTGATTTAATTGGCTTCGGTATCACAGGAGGGCCAGGACCTTACCCCGATAACGCTGTCAACCCAGCTTGGCGAGGCGCTGCTATGTGGGCCATTTCTGTCATTAACTTCCCCGAGGGCAGCTCATGGGATGTCGTTGCTGAGAGGAGCAAGACATTGACAAACGATTGGATGAAGCCATGGAGGGATGTGACACCTGGCGGAGGTGCATACGCCTCTGAGGCTGATGTCACTGAGCCTAACTTCCAGCAGTCCTTCTATGGTGCTGATAAGTATAAGAAGCTTCTTAccatcaaggacaaggtcgACCCTAACGGTTTGTTCTATGCGCTGCAGGGTGTTGGTAGCGACCGGTGGTATGTCACGGATCAAGTTCCTGGTGTTCCTACCCAGAATGGTCGTCTCTGCCGCGTGTAGAGCGAAGGCCACCGCACATCGCGGAGACCGCTAGAAAGATATCTGACCTAATTCGCGTATCCCATTCTGCCGTTGTACATAGTCGAGAAGATCGCTTTTCATACATATAATGCAAGAGAGTAGCCCATACAATCAGACATTGAGTCATCACGAAACTTGTTCCTTAATATCCTAACTCGGTGCCGTGTCACTCACCAAAGGGTGAGCGTCAACTTGCCGAAAGTCCATTATGCGGTCAACAAACAAGTCATTAAAACGCTTTGCATGATGACAGCAGAAAACAACAATTATGCCGAATCATCATTCGCCTGTCTTAGAAGCGATATCCACCATAATGGCAGGCTATGCTTATTCTGCAGCTATGCGCAGCGATTTGCCCTAAAAGGAAGCTGTACCTtgcttatttttaaaattagcGTGAGAAATCTGATGTGATCGACAGCTGACGGCATGATCGACTGACGTGGAAACAAGGTGAGCAATGCAGATCGCAGGCTGTGCCTAGATCATCTCGGGTATAAAAGCACGGATAGAAGCTATGCCAAAGCTTCTTGCAAGAGTCCGTGATTAAAGTATCGAGACAAAGTTCATGATGATCGCTCAAGGCCTCGTCTGGCCGGTgctcggccttcttctcaactccGTTTCAGCGGGTATCATTCGTCAATCCGCACTAAAGTTAACCGTCAAACACGAGGGGACACTCAACCCAGCCATAAACGCCGACTTTCcagatccatccatcattcAACTTGAAGATGGATCATGGGTAGCTGTCGCAACAAACGGCGGTCCACCAGACAACTACAGAAAACTCCAAGTCGCCACGGCCAAAGATCTTCTTGGCGAATGGACCCTGCAACAGGAAGATGCACTCCCCGATAAGGGCTGGACGACAGGCGAGAATACCTGGGCGCCTGATATTCGCCGCATCGACAGTGGAGAGTACATCGTTTACTTGAGTCCTGAGATTGAAGCTGGGAGACATTGCATTGGTGTCGCGCGCTCAAAGAATGCAACTGGTCCTTATACATACGATGAGAAACCTCTTGTCTGCGGACCAGATGATCTCAAAGGTGCCATTGACGCGAGCGGCTTCAAGGACCCCGACAGCGGAAAAGATTATCTCATCTATAAAATCGAAGGCGATGCATCAGGTCCAACGGGCGGCACACCAATCATGCTCCAAGAAATCGAAGGCGACGGCATTACCTTCATCGGAGACGCCGTCAAGATCTTTGATCGCATCGGTAGTGAAGACGGCGTTCTTGTGGAAGCGCCAAACATCGTACGCCTTGGCAATGGGAAATATGTCTTGTTCTTTAGCAGTCATGATTTTCGCGATCCGCTGTATAATGTCAAGTATGCTTATGCGGATAAGCTGTCGGGGCCTTATACACGTGCGGAAGAGCCGTTGATTGCGGCGCCGGACTATGGACTTGATGCGCCTGGTGGTGCGACGAGTAATGAGGCGGGGGATACGTTGGTCTTTCACGGATGGTGTCCTGATGACAAGAACATTCGGTGCATGTATAGCGTTGAATATGAGTACGAATGAGGGACTGGGACCTGTCGATTAGCAATTAACTCATTCATTGACTTTTAGGCCGTTGTTTAACGGGGACCGTTATGCGCCAAATAAAGTTAGCCTTCATCCTTCCATGCTCGATGTGCACATGACCAGCAAAAAGAACATCTTCGCAGGCCAATTGACAAGCAAAAGATATGATCCAGTGAATTATCGACCACGCCAGGAGTCGAACCTGGAATCTCTAGAGAATTCGGGAACTGGAAACCGAAATCTAGCGCCTTAGCCATTAGGCCACGCGGCCGGAACCGTTCATGATTGGCTCGCTTCTAGGAACGCTCAAGTTCTCGACGCGTCCCCGCGTGTGAAGACGCGAGGAATAGGGTAGCTAATCATAACACAAAGCGTTCTGTTTATTTAAATCAACCAGTAATTGATTATTGCCCTTATTTAGACATTTCTTGAGAGATTAGTTAAATCTTAACTATTTAGATACTTACTTCTTTCTCTTATCTTTCAAGACTTGGATTAATTTCTCAACTGGACATTACTCGAGATGAACTGATGATCTTATATACATAGCCCTGGCCAAGTGACGAAAAGCGTGTATGAGTCTCCTCGACAACCCTACCCGAAATCAAGGTAACATTCATGTACTACTATTTAAACTTCGTAACAATGACTTGCCAGTCAAAGGCCGAAACTCCTTCTAATACTGCTCTGCTAAGCCTATTTGGTCTCCTGGatcttcaacaacttctGCACACTCTGGCGCCTAAGCATATTCTCAGCCCACTTCTTAACAAACGGGTAATCATCCTGATTGAACTCCTCATCCGGAATTCGCGGCTCAGCTGTATGCTGCCACGTAAAGAATGCGACATCTACATACGAGAGCCGACCACCCAGAAACCAAACGTTTCCATCCGCATCAGGCTCCTGCTTAGCCAAATGCCCGTCCATCACGCCGGTCACGCGATTGACTTCTTTGACGTAGCGCTCACGAGCTTCAGGAAGTGGCTGGTAGATGATGAACCACATCGCCTGACCGTAATACGGTCCCTGGCCGGTGGtctggaagaagagccacTGACGACCGTGGTAGGCTTCAGCTGTGCCGGGTTTGAAGCTCAGCTTGTTATCTTTGTCGTAAGTTTCGGTGAGGTACTCGATGATGGCGCCTGATTCCCAGAGAGTCAGGTCTGTATTTGGGTCCTGGATAGAAGGCAGTCTCCCGTTGGGGTTTATAGCGACGTAGCTGGGGTTCTTGACGTTGGGGAGAGGGATAATTTCTGTCTTATAGGGGAGTCCCAGCTCTTCACAGAGAAGAATGATCTTGCCAGCATTGGGTCCGTGGACTCCTAGCAACTTGATAGGCTTCATTTCTGCCATTGCGATTAAATGTGAATTTTATGATGATATTTGAAAGGGGCCCTGGGTGTGAATTTCCTATGACGATGGAAGTCCTAGTAGAGATGATAAAGTGTTGAGCGAACTTCTTCCTATGAGGGCTGTATCGCTTTAAATACATAACTGCCCCAACTGAACTACGCCAAAGAGACCCAATACTAAGCATGAGCGCGGAGGAACTGACAAATACAAACAAACAGTGGTATAACAAGCGATTAGTCAAGTTGCGATGAGTTTCGAGGATTCGTGATGGCTGTCCTCATGTAAGCCTGCTTCCGCGGAACTGGTGGTTCAAATCTGATTGGCGGGCTTCTGAATAGCAAGCAACAAACATCCCGACTCCGAATTGCTTTGCAAATTTACTGAACCTACAACTGTTTTATCCAGTTCTTTTCTTTGATGTAAAGATGACTTAAATTGAGGGCCGATTGATATTTCTTGCCTTGTTGAAGCCAGTTGCCAGAGCTATGGATCTAATGCGGTCCATGATGGAGCCACTGTAACATGACAGCTCAGGCGAATCATCCACAACCGCCACAACCATGCATATCCAGTCTAATACAAATAAGTACATACACCTTTCAAAAGTTCTCACATAACTATACGAAGATCATCGTAAAAATTCTATTCATTTACGAGGTCCTGCTCGTCTCCGAGAAATACATCCGATAGCCCGAATCTGAACCGAGACAGTCCCACTCTCTCGGTTTTGGCAATCGGAGTCCGACTCGGCTgaagtcatcatcctcgcagGAAACTCAATCCCAGTCTGTCAAATGGCATGCGACCGAATAATATTATCAGTCACGGCACTGGCTAATACGAATATAAATACGATACCCTCCATCTACTTTATGCCAAGAACTTAACAATACTCTCTAGACTGACATTCCCACCAATAAGTCTCCAATTGACAATGTCACGCGTCGCTTCACTATCACGACGTCATCTTCTCACCTCTCTCACCCAACAACCAAACCGCTACTTCTCAGCTACCATGGCTTCGTCCAAGGATAAATGGTCCGCAGATCAATACgtcaagttcctcaaagACCGCACCCGTCCTTCAACAGATCTTCTCGCCCACGTTCCCAACACCTCTCCCAAGCGCGTCGTGGACGTTGGCTGCGGTCCCGGCAACTCAACTGCCGTGCTAGCCGAGCGCTATCCCAAC harbors:
- a CDS encoding hypothetical protein (EggNog:ENOG41~antiSMASH:Cluster_10.5~CAZy:GH43) gives rise to the protein MIAQGLVWPVLGLLLNSVSAGIIRQSALKLTVKHEGTLNPAINADFPDPSIIQLEDGSWVAVATNGGPPDNYRKLQVATAKDLLGEWTLQQEDALPDKGWTTGENTWAPDIRRIDSGEYIVYLSPEIEAGRHCIGVARSKNATGPYTYDEKPLVCGPDDLKGAIDASGFKDPDSGKDYLIYKIEGDASGPTGGTPIMLQEIEGDGITFIGDAVKIFDRIGSEDGVLVEAPNIVRLGNGKYVLFFSSHDFRDPLYNVKYAYADKLSGPYTRAEEPLIAAPDYGLDAPGGATSNEAGDTLVFHGWCPDDKNIRCMYSVEYEYE
- a CDS encoding hypothetical protein (EggNog:ENOG41~SMCOG1193:glutathione S-transferase~antiSMASH:Cluster_10.5), whose amino-acid sequence is MAEMKPIKLLGVHGPNAGKIILLCEELGLPYKTEIIPLPNVKNPSYVAINPNGRLPSIQDPNTDLTLWESGAIIEYLTETYDKDNKLSFKPGTAEAYHGRQWLFFQTTGQGPYYGQAMWFIIYQPLPEARERYVKEVNRVTGVMDGHLAKQEPDADGNVWFLGGRLSYVDVAFFTWQHTAEPRIPDEEFNQDDYPFVKKWAENMLRRQSVQKLLKIQETK